A genomic region of Luteibacter aegosomatissinici contains the following coding sequences:
- a CDS encoding epoxide hydrolase family protein — MGSKRGVLLALAGLLGVLMTTPLLALGGSAPAGYAADASPPSTPAAEPGGSGMLLDMTDDASIRPFPGLHVSDDDLADLIRRVKATKWPDKEIVADDTQGVQLATMKKLAEYWGTSYDWRKFEKRLDAIPMFVTTIDGVDIQFIHVKSKNKNALPLIITHGWPGSIVEQLKVIDPLVNPTAHGGKASDAFDVVIPSLPGYGLSGKPTALGWDPQHIARAWTVLMKRLGYKHFVAQGGDWGNAVSEQMAVQAPPELLGISTNMAATVPDDIAKLLAAGAPPPATLNPDEKKAYEQLDDFYKHGLGYAQEMAGRPQTLYALADSPIGLAAWMIDHDIRSYRMIRRVFDDQKEGLSKDDILDNVCFYWFTNTAVSSARLYWESKLPFFAPKNIQIPVAVSAFPDEIYQAPESWAKAAYPKLIHYKRLPAGGHFAAWEQPDAFVTELRESFRPLRK; from the coding sequence ATGGGTTCGAAACGTGGGGTGCTGTTGGCCCTTGCGGGGTTGCTGGGCGTACTGATGACCACGCCGTTGCTGGCGCTGGGCGGCTCTGCGCCGGCAGGGTACGCGGCGGATGCGTCACCGCCATCGACGCCAGCGGCAGAACCGGGCGGCAGCGGCATGCTGCTGGACATGACCGACGATGCGTCGATCCGCCCGTTCCCCGGGCTGCACGTATCCGATGACGATCTGGCCGACCTGATCCGCCGGGTGAAGGCCACCAAGTGGCCCGACAAGGAAATCGTCGCCGACGATACGCAAGGCGTGCAGCTGGCCACGATGAAGAAGCTCGCCGAGTACTGGGGTACGAGCTACGACTGGCGCAAGTTCGAAAAACGCCTGGACGCGATCCCGATGTTCGTCACGACCATCGATGGCGTGGATATCCAGTTCATCCACGTGAAGTCGAAGAACAAGAACGCGCTGCCGTTGATCATTACCCACGGCTGGCCCGGTTCGATTGTCGAGCAGCTGAAGGTGATCGATCCGCTCGTGAACCCCACCGCGCACGGTGGCAAGGCTTCCGATGCGTTCGATGTGGTGATTCCATCGTTGCCGGGCTATGGCCTTTCGGGCAAGCCCACCGCCTTGGGTTGGGATCCGCAGCACATCGCCCGCGCCTGGACCGTGTTGATGAAACGCCTTGGCTATAAGCATTTCGTAGCCCAGGGCGGTGATTGGGGTAATGCGGTATCCGAGCAGATGGCCGTGCAGGCACCACCGGAGCTGCTGGGCATCAGCACCAATATGGCGGCCACGGTACCGGACGATATCGCCAAGCTGCTCGCGGCGGGTGCGCCACCACCGGCAACCCTCAACCCCGATGAAAAGAAGGCCTACGAGCAACTGGATGACTTCTACAAACACGGCCTGGGTTACGCGCAGGAGATGGCGGGCAGGCCACAGACACTTTATGCGCTTGCCGACTCACCCATTGGCCTCGCTGCATGGATGATCGATCACGACATTCGCAGCTACCGCATGATTCGCCGTGTGTTCGACGACCAGAAGGAAGGCCTGTCGAAGGACGACATCCTCGATAACGTCTGCTTCTACTGGTTCACCAACACGGCGGTGTCGTCCGCGCGGTTGTACTGGGAAAGCAAGCTGCCCTTCTTCGCGCCGAAGAATATCCAGATCCCGGTGGCGGTAAGCGCGTTCCCGGATGAGATCTACCAGGCGCCGGAGAGCTGGGCAAAGGCAGCCTATCCCAAGCTGATCCACTACAAGCGCCTGCCCGCGGGTGGCCACTTTGCCGCGTGGGAGCAGCCCGATGCCTTCGTCACCGAGCTGCGTGAATCCTTCAGGCCGCTGCGGAAGTAG
- the ssb gene encoding single-stranded DNA-binding protein translates to MARGINKVIIVGNLGADPETRYTGSGTAITSLRIATSEAWNDKQSGEKQERTEWHRVKLFGKLAEIAGEYLKKGRQVYIEGSLRTDKYTDKDGVERYSTDIIANEMQMLGGQGGGEGGGGGGFGGGSRPQQARGGQGGGNYGGGGGGGGNWGGGGGGGQQRGGQGGGYGGGNRGGDDYGQQRGGGNAPQRSAPPVNEGFDDDDIPF, encoded by the coding sequence ATGGCACGCGGCATCAACAAGGTCATCATCGTCGGCAACCTCGGCGCGGATCCGGAAACCCGTTACACCGGCAGCGGCACGGCGATCACCAGCCTGCGCATCGCTACATCGGAAGCCTGGAACGACAAGCAGAGCGGCGAGAAGCAGGAACGCACCGAGTGGCACCGCGTGAAGCTGTTCGGCAAGCTGGCCGAGATCGCCGGCGAATACCTGAAGAAGGGCCGCCAGGTCTATATCGAAGGCTCGCTGCGTACCGACAAGTACACGGATAAGGATGGCGTCGAGCGCTACAGCACCGACATCATCGCGAACGAAATGCAGATGCTCGGCGGTCAGGGCGGCGGCGAAGGCGGCGGTGGTGGCGGCTTCGGCGGCGGCAGCCGTCCGCAGCAGGCCCGCGGCGGCCAGGGCGGCGGCAACTACGGCGGTGGCGGCGGTGGCGGCGGCAACTGGGGCGGCGGTGGTGGCGGTGGCCAGCAGCGCGGCGGCCAGGGTGGCGGCTACGGCGGTGGCAACCGCGGCGGCGACGACTACGGCCAGCAGCGCGGTGGCGGCAACGCCCCGCAGCGTTCGGCCCCGCCGGTCAACGAAGGCTTTGATGACGACGATATTCCGTTCTAG
- a CDS encoding DUF2251 domain-containing protein, whose amino-acid sequence MATNDIFEYRANSDGSLAGVYEHDDDAGYFYLYDLRRHEGQRIIGAVRVFVGPFRYDRHDLAIRWSGDERVVELIVNGMIRAAFDVSGQQEAAPSIPSN is encoded by the coding sequence ATGGCAACCAACGATATCTTTGAGTACCGGGCAAACTCGGATGGAAGTCTCGCTGGAGTGTATGAGCATGACGACGATGCAGGCTACTTCTACCTCTATGATCTCAGACGTCACGAAGGTCAGAGAATCATCGGTGCAGTGCGTGTATTCGTTGGTCCGTTTCGATACGACCGTCACGATCTGGCTATTCGATGGAGCGGCGATGAACGTGTCGTGGAGCTGATCGTGAATGGCATGATTCGCGCGGCATTTGATGTGAGTGGTCAGCAGGAGGCGGCACCCTCGATCCCCTCGAACTAA
- a CDS encoding MFS transporter, which yields MPQLSPLERRSALTLALVISLRLFGLFLILPVFSVYARAMPDATPWLVGLALGVYGIGQMLLQVPLGMLSDRIGRKPAITLGLVVFAAGGLVAATSHTLMGIVLGRALQGMGAVAGAGTALAADLTADANRSKVMGIIGVSIGLSFLLALILGPPLESVAGLGGLFGLTSVLALVAMLMLWWLVPTPTPAQAVRPATGTFRDILAMLRDRRMLVLNGSVFFLHALLTASFVGLPILLTDTFGVPVARHWTLYLPVMVIAALVMGAFMPRMRDTARSARVVVGCVVALGLAMAGMALATTHEWLLGLAAAVFFSAFNLLEAALPSLVSRIAPAHLRGAAMGAYSTSQFFGAFVGGAIGGLALGALGLHGVFGAAAALTLAWLPLVLWNANALVGARSRAIGDAPASD from the coding sequence GTGCCCCAGCTCAGTCCCCTGGAACGTCGTAGCGCCCTGACCCTGGCCCTCGTGATCAGCCTCCGGCTGTTCGGCCTGTTCCTGATCCTTCCCGTGTTTTCCGTGTACGCCCGGGCCATGCCCGATGCGACCCCGTGGCTGGTTGGCCTGGCCTTGGGCGTGTACGGCATCGGCCAGATGCTGCTCCAGGTGCCACTGGGCATGCTCTCCGACCGCATCGGCCGTAAGCCGGCCATCACGCTGGGCCTCGTCGTGTTCGCGGCGGGCGGCCTCGTGGCTGCGACATCGCATACCCTCATGGGCATTGTGCTGGGCCGGGCCCTGCAGGGTATGGGCGCCGTGGCAGGCGCCGGTACGGCGTTGGCCGCCGACCTGACGGCCGATGCGAACCGCAGCAAGGTCATGGGCATCATCGGTGTATCCATCGGCCTTTCATTCCTGTTGGCGCTGATCCTCGGGCCACCGCTGGAATCGGTGGCTGGGCTGGGCGGCCTGTTCGGGCTGACCTCCGTGCTGGCGCTCGTGGCCATGCTGATGCTGTGGTGGCTGGTACCGACCCCGACCCCGGCGCAGGCCGTTCGCCCGGCGACCGGCACCTTCCGCGACATCCTGGCCATGCTGCGCGACCGGCGCATGCTGGTGCTCAATGGCTCGGTGTTCTTCCTCCACGCGCTGCTCACCGCCAGCTTCGTCGGCCTGCCCATCCTGCTGACCGATACCTTTGGCGTGCCGGTGGCGCGGCACTGGACCCTGTATCTGCCGGTGATGGTGATCGCCGCGCTGGTCATGGGGGCCTTCATGCCGCGCATGCGCGATACGGCCCGCAGCGCTCGTGTGGTCGTGGGTTGCGTGGTGGCGCTGGGCCTGGCGATGGCCGGGATGGCCCTCGCGACCACCCATGAATGGTTGTTGGGCTTGGCCGCCGCGGTGTTCTTCTCCGCCTTCAACCTGCTCGAGGCGGCGCTGCCCAGCCTGGTCTCCCGCATCGCCCCGGCCCACCTGCGTGGTGCGGCCATGGGCGCGTACTCCACCAGCCAGTTCTTCGGCGCCTTCGTCGGCGGTGCCATCGGCGGCCTGGCGCTGGGCGCCCTTGGCCTGCACGGCGTCTTCGGCGCCGCCGCCGCGCTCACACTGGCCTGGCTCCCTCTGGTCCTCTGGAACGCCAACGCCCTTGTAGGAGCGCGCTCGCGCGCGATCGGCGACGCGCCGGCATCGGACTGA
- a CDS encoding FAD-dependent oxidoreductase: MSPHVSVDVLICGAGASGLTLAIELARRGIRFRVIEKEPAPFRGSRGKGIQPRTLEIYEDLGVVNRMLATGGPYPHVRAHAADGSWSDAAAIEAAASSPAEPYGTPLMLPQFLTEGILRDRLAELGGQVEFGHALSAFTQEAGGIVATVEGPSGPEAVRARYLIAADGGRSAIRKALDIDFPGKELGVRAVVADVTLSGLDRDAWHRFGDGDMQRQLAVCPLAGTDLFQIQAPVPLEGDVDLSVHGIAGFVRERSGRDDIHVHAVHWASAYKMSARLADRYRVGDVFLVGDAAHVHPPTGGQGLNTSTQDAYNLGWKLAAVIQGAPAPLLDTYEEERRPVAAGMLGLSTRMLDAMKQGSLRRTREVQQLDLGYAGSSIALDAPARVETSLLAGDRAPDAMLRGAGGQPVRLFDLYRGPHWTLLGVDTSRTSVEPCDGVDTHVIGERDELRDSEGHFHAAYGLKSGDWVLVRPDGYVGAIVDSAHLPDLRAYMRSAGLSPRHATATTSAAA; encoded by the coding sequence ATGTCCCCCCATGTTTCCGTTGATGTCCTGATCTGTGGCGCCGGTGCGTCCGGCCTCACCCTCGCCATTGAACTGGCCCGCCGTGGGATCCGCTTCCGCGTGATCGAAAAGGAACCCGCGCCCTTCCGCGGCTCGCGCGGCAAGGGCATCCAGCCACGCACCCTCGAGATTTACGAGGACCTGGGTGTGGTGAACCGCATGCTCGCCACTGGTGGGCCCTACCCGCACGTGCGGGCGCACGCCGCCGATGGCAGCTGGAGCGATGCTGCCGCGATTGAAGCCGCCGCCTCCAGTCCAGCCGAACCCTACGGCACGCCATTGATGCTTCCCCAGTTCCTCACCGAAGGCATCCTGCGCGACCGCCTGGCCGAGCTGGGCGGCCAGGTCGAGTTCGGCCACGCCCTGTCGGCCTTTACCCAGGAAGCCGGTGGCATCGTGGCAACGGTGGAAGGGCCATCAGGGCCAGAGGCCGTGCGTGCCCGCTACCTCATCGCGGCCGATGGCGGACGCAGCGCCATTCGCAAAGCGCTTGATATCGATTTCCCCGGCAAGGAACTCGGCGTACGCGCCGTCGTTGCCGACGTGACGTTAAGCGGGCTCGATCGTGACGCATGGCATCGCTTCGGCGATGGCGATATGCAGCGCCAGCTTGCCGTTTGCCCGCTCGCCGGCACCGACCTGTTCCAGATCCAGGCGCCTGTGCCGTTGGAGGGCGATGTCGATCTCTCGGTGCACGGCATCGCCGGGTTCGTGCGTGAACGCAGCGGGCGCGACGATATTCATGTGCACGCGGTGCACTGGGCCTCTGCCTACAAAATGAGTGCGCGCCTGGCTGATCGGTACCGCGTGGGCGATGTATTCCTCGTGGGTGACGCTGCCCACGTGCACCCGCCCACCGGTGGCCAGGGCCTCAATACCAGCACACAGGATGCGTACAACCTGGGCTGGAAGCTCGCGGCCGTCATCCAGGGCGCGCCCGCGCCGCTGCTCGATACGTATGAAGAAGAACGCCGCCCCGTCGCCGCCGGCATGCTCGGCCTTTCCACACGCATGCTCGATGCCATGAAACAAGGCAGCCTGCGCCGCACACGCGAGGTGCAACAGCTCGATCTTGGCTATGCCGGCAGTTCGATCGCGCTGGACGCGCCGGCTCGTGTCGAAACCTCGTTGCTGGCCGGCGATCGTGCACCCGATGCCATGTTGCGCGGTGCCGGTGGCCAACCCGTGCGTCTGTTCGATCTGTACCGCGGACCGCACTGGACGTTGCTAGGCGTCGACACCTCGCGTACGTCGGTCGAGCCATGCGATGGTGTCGACACGCACGTGATCGGTGAACGCGACGAACTGCGCGACAGCGAAGGCCACTTTCATGCGGCCTATGGGCTGAAATCAGGCGACTGGGTGCTGGTCCGGCCGGACGGCTATGTCGGCGCGATCGTCGATAGCGCACACCTCCCTGACCTTCGCGCGTACATGCGTAGCGCGGGACTGAGCCCGCGCCACGCCACGGCCACTACTTCCGCAGCGGCCTGA
- a CDS encoding type 1 glutamine amidotransferase domain-containing protein has protein sequence MKILMVITSHDQLGNTGKKTGFWLEEFAAPYYVFKEAGVEMVLSSPKGGQPPFDPKSDEKEFQTELTTRYKQDKEAQAALANTVKLAGVTHDGFDAVFYPGGHGPMWDLAEDPDSIALLEAFYAAGKYLALVCHAPGVLRHVKAPDGNWLVKGKKVTGFTNTEEEAVQLTKVVPFLVEDELKAKGGVFSKADDWKPYVLIDGKLVTGQNPASSGPGATVLLALLRSR, from the coding sequence ATGAAAATCCTGATGGTGATCACGTCCCACGACCAGCTTGGCAACACCGGCAAGAAAACCGGCTTCTGGCTGGAGGAATTCGCCGCGCCGTACTACGTGTTCAAGGAAGCGGGCGTGGAGATGGTGTTGAGTTCGCCCAAGGGTGGGCAGCCACCGTTCGATCCGAAGAGTGACGAAAAGGAATTCCAGACCGAGTTGACCACGCGCTACAAGCAGGACAAGGAAGCGCAGGCGGCGCTGGCCAATACCGTGAAGCTTGCGGGCGTGACCCACGATGGTTTCGATGCGGTGTTCTATCCCGGCGGCCATGGGCCGATGTGGGACCTGGCGGAAGACCCGGATTCCATCGCGCTGCTGGAGGCGTTCTACGCTGCCGGCAAATACCTTGCGCTGGTGTGCCATGCGCCCGGCGTCTTGCGCCATGTTAAGGCGCCCGATGGCAACTGGCTGGTGAAGGGTAAGAAGGTCACCGGCTTCACCAATACCGAAGAAGAAGCGGTGCAGCTCACCAAGGTCGTGCCGTTCCTGGTCGAGGATGAGCTGAAGGCGAAGGGCGGGGTGTTCTCGAAGGCCGATGACTGGAAGCCCTACGTACTCATCGACGGCAAGCTGGTGACAGGCCAGAACCCGGCTTCTTCCGGGCCCGGCGCCACCGTATTGCTCGCGCTGCTGCGTTCGCGTTAA